Proteins from one Nitrospirota bacterium genomic window:
- the cobO gene encoding cob(I)yrinic acid a,c-diamide adenosyltransferase, giving the protein MSTSKSMRKTGIIIVLTGDGKGKTTSALGMALRAVGHGMKVCIIYFIKGKSSGEMPALKKLNVEFHLMGKGFYNPKAHEKHRLSAQSAIKLAREKMLSENFDILILDEINNALQLGLVDLSQLLELINDKPPSMHLILTGRDAHPDVIKRAHTVTEMKEIRHAFDKGIKPEKGIDY; this is encoded by the coding sequence ATGAGCACATCTAAGTCCATGAGAAAAACAGGCATCATTATTGTCCTTACAGGAGATGGCAAAGGAAAGACGACCTCAGCATTAGGCATGGCTTTGAGGGCAGTAGGGCATGGCATGAAGGTATGTATAATCTATTTTATAAAAGGCAAGTCTTCAGGAGAGATGCCTGCACTTAAAAAGCTTAATGTAGAATTCCATCTTATGGGAAAGGGATTTTATAATCCAAAGGCACATGAAAAACACAGGCTTTCTGCACAGTCTGCAATAAAACTTGCAAGAGAAAAGATGCTTTCAGAAAATTTCGATATTCTCATACTGGATGAGATAAATAATGCCCTTCAGTTAGGGCTTGTTGACCTTTCTCAGTTGCTTGAGCTAATTAACGATAAACCTCCTTCAATGCATCTTATTCTTACAGGAAGAGATGCACACCCCGATGTGATAAAAAGGGCTCATACTGTGACTGAGATGAAGGAAATAAGGCATGCCTTTGACAAGGGAATAAAGCCTGAAAAGGGGATAGATTATTGA
- a CDS encoding cyclic nucleotide-binding domain-containing protein, which yields MVSKTELRKQLLFEDFAESELEKLTSIVKELSLKKEGLLFKEGDDTKGIYMVRSGKIEINKVTPDGWKQTLAVLMPGNFFGELSILEKRKHEANAVALENTELFKLQKDDFEKIEKEDAYLASQIIKKIALIMSKNLRRMNEKFLSALINY from the coding sequence ATGGTTAGTAAAACCGAACTGAGGAAACAATTACTTTTTGAAGACTTCGCTGAGTCCGAGCTTGAAAAACTGACATCCATCGTAAAAGAGCTTTCATTAAAAAAAGAGGGGTTACTATTCAAAGAAGGCGATGACACAAAGGGTATTTATATGGTTCGCTCTGGAAAGATAGAGATTAACAAGGTAACTCCTGATGGATGGAAGCAGACACTGGCTGTCCTGATGCCAGGGAATTTCTTTGGAGAGCTTTCAATACTTGAAAAGAGAAAGCATGAAGCAAATGCAGTGGCACTGGAAAATACAGAGCTGTTTAAGCTCCAGAAAGATGACTTTGAAAAAATAGAAAAAGAAGATGCTTATCTGGCATCGCAGATAATAAAAAAGATTGCTTTGATTATGAGCAAGAATCTAAGGCGTATGAACGAGAAATTCTTAAGCGCCTTGATAAATTACTGA
- a CDS encoding HAD family phosphatase, protein MWKQARSKGCSNCLMIKAVIFDFGGVLAEEGFREGLKAIARSNGLDPDVFFKTGEDLIYETGYVTGMARESDYWKAVRKKTGISGKDNDLREEILRRFTLRQWLIRHVKGLRASGMVTAILSDQTNWLEEIANETNLYDGFDYVFNSFRIKKGKKDPSVFKDVCNAMGLNPSEVIFVDDNPENIKRASSEGLNVIHFKDKDDFLKGIRRFIHFQ, encoded by the coding sequence ATGTGGAAACAGGCAAGGTCAAAGGGCTGTTCTAACTGCCTTATGATAAAGGCAGTTATCTTTGACTTTGGAGGGGTTCTTGCAGAGGAAGGCTTTAGAGAAGGGCTTAAGGCTATTGCAAGAAGTAATGGACTCGACCCAGATGTATTCTTTAAAACAGGAGAGGATCTCATATACGAAACAGGTTATGTAACAGGCATGGCAAGAGAATCCGATTACTGGAAGGCAGTAAGGAAAAAAACAGGCATCAGTGGAAAAGACAATGACCTCAGAGAAGAAATCCTGAGAAGGTTTACATTAAGACAATGGTTGATAAGGCATGTCAAAGGGCTAAGGGCATCAGGCATGGTTACAGCTATCCTAAGCGACCAGACCAACTGGCTCGAGGAGATTGCCAACGAAACCAATCTGTACGATGGATTTGATTATGTGTTTAATTCATTCAGAATCAAAAAAGGCAAAAAAGACCCATCTGTTTTCAAGGATGTCTGTAATGCTATGGGACTGAATCCTTCTGAGGTCATCTTTGTAGATGACAACCCTGAAAACATAAAGAGGGCATCTTCCGAGGGTCTGAATGTCATACATTTCAAGGATAAAGATGACTTTTTAAAAGGGATACGGAGATTTATCCACTTTCAATAA
- a CDS encoding formate--tetrahydrofolate ligase, whose amino-acid sequence MPIDPTKHADWQVAEDAEKTMKTVYRLGEELGLEKQELLPHGHYVAKVDFKSILSRLKNKPDGKYIDVTAITPTPLGEGKSTTTMGLTQGLGRRGKKVVSAIRQPSGGPTMNIKGSAAGGGLSQCIPLTPFSLGLTGDINAIMNAHNLALVALTSRLQHEFNYTDEQLSKRGLKRLNIDPRNVEMKWIMDFCAQSLRKILIGIGEKMDGFMMESGFAIAVSSEVMAILAVSTDLKDMREKMGRIVVAYDKHGKPVTTEDLNVAGAMTAWMVEALNPNLLQTIEGQPVFVHAGPFANIAIGQSSIIADRIGLKLGDYHVTESGFGADIGFEKFWNLKCRFSGLKPHAAVIVATIRALKCHGGAPIPVPGRPMPEEYKTENVGWVEKGTENLIHHIKTVKKAGINPVVCINAFFTDTEAEIKVVSRLAESAGARVAVSKHWQFGGEGALDLADAVIDACNEPNDFRFLYELSMPLRKRIETIAKEVYGADTVEYSPDALQKAKRMEDDTEIAKLGICMVKTHLSLSDNPNIKGVPKNWKLFVRDILTYKGAGFVVPVAGAIKLMPGTSSDPAYRRVDVDVETGKVKGLF is encoded by the coding sequence ATGCCTATTGACCCTACGAAACATGCAGACTGGCAGGTAGCAGAAGACGCCGAAAAGACGATGAAGACTGTTTATCGGTTAGGAGAGGAATTAGGACTTGAAAAACAAGAACTGCTTCCACACGGACATTATGTTGCAAAGGTTGATTTCAAAAGCATCCTTAGCAGGCTTAAAAACAAGCCCGATGGTAAATACATAGATGTAACAGCCATCACCCCTACCCCCCTTGGAGAAGGCAAATCCACTACTACGATGGGACTTACTCAAGGTCTTGGAAGGAGAGGCAAGAAGGTCGTATCCGCAATAAGACAGCCCTCTGGCGGACCAACGATGAACATCAAGGGCTCAGCCGCAGGAGGCGGACTTTCCCAATGCATTCCCCTTACGCCATTTTCATTAGGGCTGACAGGAGACATAAACGCCATTATGAATGCCCATAACCTTGCACTCGTTGCCCTTACATCGAGACTACAGCATGAGTTCAACTACACAGACGAACAGCTATCGAAAAGGGGTCTTAAGAGGCTTAACATCGACCCTCGAAATGTCGAGATGAAGTGGATTATGGATTTCTGTGCTCAGTCACTGAGAAAGATACTAATAGGCATTGGCGAGAAGATGGATGGCTTCATGATGGAGTCAGGCTTTGCCATTGCAGTGTCCTCAGAGGTCATGGCTATACTTGCAGTCTCTACAGACCTCAAGGACATGCGTGAAAAGATGGGCAGGATTGTGGTTGCATATGATAAGCACGGCAAGCCTGTTACAACAGAAGACCTTAATGTGGCAGGTGCAATGACTGCATGGATGGTCGAGGCACTCAATCCAAATCTCTTACAGACAATCGAGGGACAGCCTGTTTTTGTCCATGCAGGGCCATTTGCAAATATAGCAATAGGCCAATCATCCATAATAGCAGATAGGATTGGGCTTAAGCTCGGAGACTATCATGTCACCGAGTCAGGCTTTGGAGCGGATATTGGGTTTGAGAAGTTCTGGAACCTCAAGTGCAGGTTCTCAGGCTTAAAGCCCCATGCCGCAGTGATTGTTGCAACTATAAGGGCACTTAAATGTCATGGTGGAGCACCGATTCCTGTGCCGGGAAGACCAATGCCAGAGGAATATAAGACAGAAAATGTAGGCTGGGTTGAAAAAGGCACTGAAAACCTCATCCATCATATAAAAACTGTTAAGAAGGCAGGCATTAACCCTGTTGTGTGCATAAATGCCTTTTTTACTGACACCGAAGCAGAGATAAAGGTTGTGAGTAGGCTTGCAGAGTCAGCAGGCGCAAGGGTTGCTGTCTCCAAGCATTGGCAGTTTGGCGGAGAAGGTGCTCTTGACCTTGCAGATGCAGTTATAGATGCCTGTAACGAGCCGAATGATTTCAGGTTCCTCTATGAACTCAGTATGCCTCTTAGAAAAAGAATCGAGACTATTGCAAAAGAGGTCTACGGTGCAGATACTGTTGAGTACTCTCCCGATGCCCTACAGAAAGCAAAGAGGATGGAGGATGACACCGAGATAGCAAAGCTGGGCATATGTATGGTCAAGACCCATCTGAGTCTTTCGGATAATCCCAACATCAAGGGAGTGCCAAAGAACTGGAAGCTTTTCGTAAGGGACATACTTACATATAAGGGAGCTGGTTTCGTAGTGCCTGTGGCAGGTGCAATTAAGCTTATGCCTGGCACAAGCTCTGACCCTGCATATAGAAGGGTTGATGTGGATGTGGAAACAGGCAAGGTCAAAGGGCTGTTCTAA